One stretch of Roseofilum reptotaenium CS-1145 DNA includes these proteins:
- a CDS encoding MBL fold metallo-hydrolase, translated as MSQSDPSVPVVKPASSADYTESVVPSPLTVKFWGVRGDIPTPGEQTVRYGGNTSCVTLETPQHFLIFDAGTGVRVLGKYLLSRMPVEAHLFLSHCQWDRIQGFPFFVPAFIPINRFYVYGSSAVNGDSMKDRLKEQMLPPNFPVPIEIMGSDLKFCDVDPGQVLKLEAMEIHTCCLNPINQTLGYRIHYQNQIVVYATDIEADTNELHPELIQLAREADVLIYDTHTWMIDKQGAKGNSQPKDWNWKSGIEVAKKAKVKQLVMFHHDPGYTDDSLDGIERQIQAVFPQGKLAREGMEIVIH; from the coding sequence ATGTCACAATCCGATCCCTCAGTTCCTGTTGTCAAACCTGCATCCAGCGCGGATTATACGGAATCCGTCGTTCCATCTCCCTTAACCGTTAAATTCTGGGGGGTTCGAGGTGATATACCTACACCGGGTGAACAAACCGTCCGCTACGGTGGCAATACCTCCTGTGTTACCTTAGAAACCCCTCAACATTTTTTGATTTTTGATGCGGGTACTGGGGTTCGCGTTTTAGGTAAATACCTCTTAAGTCGGATGCCAGTGGAAGCTCATTTATTTCTGTCCCATTGTCAGTGGGATCGAATTCAGGGCTTTCCGTTTTTTGTCCCCGCATTTATTCCCATCAATCGGTTTTATGTGTATGGCTCCTCAGCAGTGAATGGGGATTCGATGAAAGATCGGCTCAAAGAACAAATGCTTCCCCCGAACTTTCCCGTTCCGATTGAAATTATGGGATCGGATCTCAAGTTTTGCGATGTCGATCCAGGGCAAGTGCTAAAACTGGAAGCGATGGAAATTCATACCTGTTGTTTGAATCCGATTAATCAAACTTTGGGTTATCGCATTCACTATCAGAATCAAATTGTGGTTTACGCGACAGATATTGAAGCAGACACCAATGAACTCCATCCAGAATTGATTCAGTTGGCCCGGGAAGCGGATGTACTGATCTATGATACTCATACCTGGATGATCGATAAGCAAGGGGCCAAGGGTAATTCTCAACCGAAAGATTGGAATTGGAAAAGTGGTATTGAGGTAGCAAAAAAAGCTAAAGTGAAGCAGTTGGTAATGTTTCACCACGATCCCGGTTATACAGATGATTCTTTAGATGGGATTGAACGACAGATTCAGGCGGTTTTTCCCCAGGGTAAATTAGCCCGTGAAGGAATGGAAATCGTCATCCATTAG
- a CDS encoding inorganic diphosphatase, protein MDLSRIPAQPKPGLLSVLIEITAGSKNKYEYDKDLQAFALDRVLYSSVHYPYDYGFIPNTLADDGDPLDGMVMMDEPTFPGCVIAARPIGMLEMIDGGDRDEKILCVPDKDPRYTGVKSLNDVHQHKLDEIAEFFKTYKNLEKKVAEILGWKDIDQVLPLVEECIKAAAK, encoded by the coding sequence TTGGATTTATCACGGATTCCCGCCCAACCGAAACCTGGCTTATTGAGTGTATTGATCGAAATCACAGCCGGAAGCAAGAATAAGTACGAATATGATAAGGACTTACAAGCCTTTGCTCTAGACCGAGTATTGTATTCCTCTGTCCACTACCCCTATGATTATGGATTTATTCCCAATACCCTAGCTGATGATGGCGATCCTCTAGACGGTATGGTCATGATGGATGAACCTACCTTTCCAGGGTGTGTGATTGCTGCACGACCCATTGGGATGCTAGAAATGATCGATGGCGGCGATCGCGATGAAAAAATTCTCTGTGTTCCAGATAAAGACCCCCGGTATACAGGCGTAAAATCTCTCAACGATGTTCACCAACATAAACTCGATGAGATTGCCGAGTTCTTCAAGACTTACAAAAACTTGGAGAAGAAAGTCGCAGAGATCTTAGGATGGAAAGATATCGATCAAGTTTTACCCTTGGTTGAAGAATGTATCAAAGCAGCCGCTAAATAA
- a CDS encoding ABA4-like family protein, translating into MLDWLFNGANLFVLPFWTLIIVLPNWGGTRWVMKSFLPFVALAALYVYLLIGTIDGESAAALANPQLADLARLFANPEATATGWVHFLVLDLFVGRWIYWEGQRTGVWTVHSLILCLFAGPVGLLSHILTQTISERFLTQSSESTTPEMS; encoded by the coding sequence ATGCTCGATTGGTTGTTTAATGGCGCAAACCTTTTTGTGCTGCCTTTTTGGACGTTAATCATTGTCTTACCCAATTGGGGGGGAACTCGATGGGTGATGAAGTCATTCCTTCCCTTTGTGGCTCTAGCGGCTTTGTATGTGTATCTCTTGATTGGCACAATTGACGGGGAGTCAGCGGCAGCTTTGGCAAACCCCCAATTAGCCGATTTAGCTCGGTTATTTGCTAATCCGGAGGCAACCGCAACCGGTTGGGTACATTTTCTAGTGCTGGATTTATTTGTAGGGCGCTGGATTTATTGGGAAGGACAACGAACCGGAGTCTGGACTGTTCATTCCCTGATTCTCTGTTTATTCGCCGGACCCGTTGGCTTGCTCTCCCATATCCTCACCCAAACAATCAGTGAGCGATTCTTAACCCAATCTTCAGAATCAACAACTCCAGAAATGAGTTAA
- a CDS encoding GAF domain-containing protein produces MATSSSNSPIVDTTATTIDIDAINADGTPAHAVSATVIDVEDNAPQPAPPEPNESSGITGGLVTTGGGGDFSSFLAPLKKDTFKQVVSDVEDKLKVVNQTLSMLDNLLENQGFDAILDEMLRSITLKTGELLNADRTSIFLFDEEKNELFTIVAKDEKGNALEIRIPADKGIAGEVATFRKVVNIPYDFYDDPRSTTAKAFDKKNGYRTYTMVAMPLENEETGELVAVVQLINKLQIDADREAELDDKIDLKGFTAEDEQVFKEFAPSIRLILESSKSFYAATQRQRAASALMNAVNSLSKSSLDLEDTLGKVMDQAKELMNADRSTLWLLDEEKGELWTKILIAGNLTEIRIPRSAGFAGMVAESGEPLLIPFDLYNDPRSETSKKTDQTTKYRTCSMLCMPVFNADDRLIGVTQLINKKKQGEYPNYNPENWPEAPEQWKSSFNRNDLEFMRAFNIQAGVALQNAKLFDQVKQQQKMQEDILRSLTNGVISTNKNGHIIAANQCAKELLGLDERELEGQLLCPLIRIKEGDFKKWFDAALAPQDNKERQQFYPDQTLILSGEDGEDVEQSVNLSINSMNDALDPTKVNGALVVMEDISDEKQVKSLMYRYMTPEVAESLLASGDTGLGGKRKEVSVLFSDIRSYTTLTEKLQAEEVVAMLNSYFEEMVDSVFRYGGTLDKYIGDALMAVFGSPAPLEDHAWCAMQTAVEMRYRLAEYNQKRKAQGLMEISIGIGIHSDVVVSGNIGSSKRMELTSIGDGVNLASRLEGTSKQYGTDIVISEKTYRNYADRVYVRELDNITVKGKSKPVTIYELLGIREETSVVGRPLTEKQEAVKTHYEQGRKHYLQPAHDKLSYNEILAVLEQLEELSESELKKVSYDETQMLSKMLAQVDREELIELLGAATLKRMLEVDDLSRKTVTDTYWQTTLPEKVNELTPRQVKKLLQAKVCQFVGAEETRQMLAEEAQEMSSAQLRKFIDLAREPFAAKAKESFKQAQEEFQKVLKADPNNKASKLHIQRCMLYEDNPPDETWDGVWKLTEK; encoded by the coding sequence ATGGCAACATCATCTTCCAACTCTCCTATTGTGGACACAACCGCCACCACGATCGATATTGATGCAATAAATGCGGATGGAACTCCTGCCCATGCCGTATCAGCAACGGTCATAGATGTAGAAGACAATGCCCCTCAACCTGCTCCCCCAGAACCGAATGAGTCCTCTGGTATTACCGGAGGGTTAGTTACAACAGGAGGAGGGGGTGATTTTTCCAGTTTTTTAGCTCCCCTGAAAAAAGATACCTTTAAGCAAGTCGTCAGCGACGTTGAAGACAAGCTCAAAGTCGTAAATCAAACCCTATCGATGTTAGATAACCTCTTGGAGAACCAGGGGTTTGATGCCATTCTTGATGAAATGCTGCGATCGATTACCCTAAAAACTGGAGAACTCCTTAATGCCGATCGCACCAGTATCTTTCTGTTTGATGAAGAAAAAAATGAACTCTTTACCATCGTTGCCAAAGATGAAAAAGGTAACGCCCTAGAAATTCGCATTCCCGCTGATAAAGGGATTGCTGGAGAAGTCGCCACCTTTCGCAAAGTCGTCAATATTCCCTACGACTTCTATGACGATCCGCGATCGACCACTGCTAAAGCCTTCGACAAAAAAAATGGCTATCGCACCTACACCATGGTCGCCATGCCCCTGGAGAATGAAGAAACTGGGGAATTAGTGGCAGTCGTACAACTGATTAATAAACTCCAAATCGATGCCGATCGCGAAGCCGAATTAGACGACAAAATCGATCTCAAAGGTTTCACCGCAGAAGATGAACAGGTCTTCAAAGAATTTGCTCCTTCCATTCGCTTAATCCTAGAATCCTCCAAATCCTTCTACGCAGCTACCCAACGGCAACGGGCAGCCTCTGCGCTGATGAACGCTGTCAACTCCCTAAGTAAGAGTAGTCTGGACTTAGAAGACACCCTCGGAAAAGTGATGGATCAGGCGAAAGAACTGATGAACGCCGATCGCAGCACCCTTTGGCTCCTTGATGAAGAAAAAGGAGAATTGTGGACAAAAATTCTCATTGCTGGTAACCTAACCGAAATTCGTATTCCCAGAAGTGCCGGATTTGCCGGTATGGTAGCCGAATCTGGAGAACCCCTCTTAATCCCCTTTGATCTCTACAATGACCCCCGTTCTGAAACCTCCAAAAAAACAGACCAGACCACTAAGTATCGCACGTGTAGTATGCTCTGTATGCCTGTCTTTAATGCCGACGATCGACTCATTGGCGTAACCCAACTGATTAATAAGAAAAAACAAGGCGAATATCCCAACTACAACCCCGAAAACTGGCCGGAAGCTCCAGAGCAATGGAAATCTAGCTTTAATCGCAATGACCTAGAATTCATGCGAGCCTTTAACATTCAAGCAGGAGTGGCGCTACAAAATGCCAAGCTCTTCGATCAGGTCAAACAACAACAAAAAATGCAGGAAGATATCCTGCGCAGTTTGACCAATGGCGTGATTTCCACTAACAAAAATGGTCACATTATTGCCGCAAACCAATGTGCCAAAGAACTTTTAGGACTCGATGAAAGGGAACTCGAAGGGCAACTGCTCTGTCCCCTGATTCGGATCAAAGAAGGAGACTTTAAAAAATGGTTTGATGCCGCCCTTGCCCCTCAAGATAATAAGGAACGCCAGCAATTTTATCCCGATCAAACCCTGATTCTTTCGGGAGAAGATGGGGAAGATGTTGAGCAAAGTGTTAACCTTTCGATTAATTCGATGAATGATGCCCTTGATCCAACAAAAGTCAATGGTGCATTAGTAGTGATGGAAGACATCAGCGATGAAAAACAAGTCAAGAGCTTGATGTATCGCTATATGACCCCAGAAGTAGCTGAATCCCTACTCGCTAGTGGCGATACAGGACTTGGTGGAAAACGCAAAGAAGTCTCTGTCCTGTTTAGTGACATTCGCAGCTACACCACCTTGACGGAGAAATTGCAAGCGGAAGAAGTGGTCGCCATGCTCAACAGCTACTTTGAGGAAATGGTCGATTCGGTCTTCCGCTACGGTGGAACCTTGGATAAATATATTGGTGATGCTCTCATGGCCGTCTTTGGCTCTCCTGCACCCCTAGAAGATCACGCCTGGTGTGCCATGCAAACGGCTGTAGAAATGCGCTATCGCCTGGCTGAATATAACCAGAAACGGAAAGCACAAGGGCTAATGGAAATTAGCATTGGGATTGGCATTCACTCCGATGTGGTCGTCAGTGGTAACATCGGCTCATCTAAGCGCATGGAATTAACCTCCATTGGTGATGGGGTAAATTTGGCTTCTCGTTTGGAAGGAACCAGTAAGCAATATGGAACCGATATTGTAATCAGCGAAAAAACGTACAGGAACTATGCCGATCGCGTCTATGTCCGAGAACTCGATAATATTACAGTGAAAGGGAAGAGCAAACCGGTCACCATTTATGAACTGTTAGGAATTCGAGAAGAGACTTCGGTAGTTGGCCGTCCCCTCACCGAGAAACAAGAAGCAGTGAAAACCCATTATGAACAGGGACGCAAGCACTATTTACAACCAGCCCACGATAAGTTGTCTTACAACGAAATCCTAGCGGTTTTGGAACAGTTAGAAGAGTTATCGGAATCAGAGTTGAAAAAAGTTTCCTATGATGAAACTCAGATGCTCTCCAAGATGCTGGCCCAGGTTGACCGGGAAGAGTTAATTGAGCTTTTAGGGGCAGCAACCTTAAAACGGATGTTGGAGGTAGACGATCTCAGTCGCAAAACGGTAACTGATACTTACTGGCAAACGACGTTACCAGAAAAAGTGAATGAACTCACTCCCCGTCAAGTGAAGAAATTGCTGCAAGCGAAAGTGTGTCAGTTTGTAGGAGCAGAGGAGACTCGGCAAATGTTGGCTGAAGAAGCTCAGGAAATGTCTTCTGCTCAACTGCGCAAGTTTATTGATTTAGCTCGCGAACCATTTGCAGCTAAAGCTAAAGAGTCTTTCAAACAGGCTCAAGAGGAGTTCCAAAAGGTTCTCAAAGCCGATCCCAATAATAAAGCGTCTAAATTGCATATTCAGCGTTGTATGCTCTATGAGGATAATCCACCAGATGAAACTTGGGATGGAGTCTGGAAACTCACGGAAAAATAG
- the recN gene encoding DNA repair protein RecN produces MLISLKIENFALIDRLELDFAPGLTVFTGETGAGKSIILDALDAALGGKLNPKAIRSGASQGLIEATFTLSPLVREWLQGQEIDPMEDQTLTCSREIKIYQGTWRSRSRLNGILVNRRQMETLRELLASIAAQGQTVQLGDAMRQRQWLDLYGGSELLAVQKQVAVAYETKQKLAAKLQRQRQDEQSRLQRIDLLEYQLTELNQAQLTTADELTELEQESQRLSHSVELQQKSYQIYQALYQGDRSLAAADLLGEATSLLDDILPYDPQLQPILDLVNEALVQVEEAGQQINAYSDRLETDPERLDSVEARIFELKQICRKYGPSLSECLTYWQTIQTELDDLTATSESLEQLEKDDRQALEHLKTLCNQLHLQRQKAAAKLEARLVEELKPLAMDKVQFKVALTPIPITATGGDRITFGISTNPGEPIQPLATTASGGEMSRFLLALTGCFSQINPVNTLVFDEIDAGVSGRVAEAIADKLHHLSQHHQVLCVTHQPLIASLADHHLQVRKETITENAGNHPRTVVRVTLLNDQQRCQELAQLTGGNSALEALSFAESLLQQANKKRQRHHQPS; encoded by the coding sequence ATGTTAATCTCCCTAAAAATTGAGAACTTTGCCCTTATCGATCGCCTAGAATTGGACTTTGCCCCAGGCTTAACCGTCTTCACTGGAGAGACTGGAGCTGGAAAATCCATTATTCTAGATGCCCTTGATGCTGCCCTCGGCGGCAAATTAAATCCTAAAGCGATCCGCTCAGGAGCGTCCCAAGGGTTAATTGAAGCCACGTTTACCCTTTCTCCCCTGGTTCGAGAATGGCTACAAGGTCAAGAAATAGACCCAATGGAAGACCAAACCCTGACCTGTAGTCGGGAGATCAAGATCTATCAAGGCACATGGCGATCGCGATCTCGCCTCAACGGAATTCTGGTCAACCGTCGGCAAATGGAAACCCTACGAGAATTATTAGCCAGCATTGCGGCTCAAGGGCAAACCGTACAACTTGGAGATGCCATGCGACAGAGGCAATGGTTAGATCTCTATGGAGGGAGTGAACTCTTAGCCGTGCAAAAACAAGTAGCAGTGGCTTATGAAACGAAGCAAAAACTAGCGGCTAAACTCCAGCGACAACGACAGGATGAACAATCTCGACTGCAACGGATTGACCTTTTAGAATATCAACTCACGGAGTTAAATCAGGCCCAACTCACCACAGCCGATGAATTAACCGAACTCGAACAAGAAAGTCAACGGCTCTCCCATAGTGTCGAACTGCAACAGAAAAGCTATCAAATTTATCAAGCTCTGTATCAGGGCGATCGCTCCTTAGCTGCTGCCGATCTACTCGGAGAAGCCACCAGTTTGCTCGATGATATCCTTCCCTACGATCCCCAACTGCAACCGATTCTAGACTTAGTGAATGAAGCCCTAGTACAAGTTGAAGAAGCTGGACAACAAATCAATGCCTATAGCGATCGCCTCGAAACTGACCCCGAACGCCTCGATAGTGTGGAAGCACGGATTTTTGAACTCAAGCAAATCTGCCGTAAATATGGGCCATCCCTTTCAGAGTGCCTCACCTACTGGCAGACTATTCAAACCGAACTTGACGACCTCACCGCCACCAGTGAATCTCTAGAACAATTGGAAAAAGATGATCGACAAGCCTTAGAGCACTTGAAAACATTATGTAATCAGCTACACTTACAGCGCCAAAAAGCTGCCGCTAAACTAGAGGCGCGTTTGGTTGAAGAACTCAAACCCCTAGCTATGGACAAAGTGCAATTCAAAGTCGCTCTTACGCCCATCCCCATTACAGCCACAGGCGGCGATCGCATCACTTTTGGTATAAGTACGAACCCCGGAGAACCCATTCAACCCTTAGCGACTACAGCTTCGGGAGGGGAAATGAGCCGCTTTTTGCTGGCTTTGACGGGCTGTTTTTCCCAGATTAACCCCGTCAATACCTTAGTATTTGACGAAATTGATGCTGGGGTCTCAGGACGAGTTGCAGAGGCGATCGCCGATAAGCTCCATCACCTCTCCCAACATCATCAAGTTCTGTGTGTCACCCACCAACCCTTAATTGCTTCCCTCGCCGATCATCATTTACAAGTCCGCAAAGAAACCATTACCGAAAATGCCGGCAACCATCCTAGAACAGTCGTTCGCGTCACCCTCCTCAACGATCAACAACGCTGTCAAGAACTCGCCCAACTCACCGGAGGTAACTCAGCCCTCGAAGCCCTATCCTTTGCCGAATCTCTGCTTCAACAAGCCAACAAAAAACGTCAACGCCATCATCAACCCTCCTAA
- a CDS encoding ABC1 kinase family protein codes for MPSSSSHQQGLSKVEDFQSPSSSSAHFSPMSEETIISNNSAVEPPEIHYDPQELMDFYRSRPWEVWGRMIALVWSFLGLVVGLWWDKRIGGASEKKERQRAVQLRETLTRLGPAYIKVGQALSTRPDLLPPMFLEELTRLQDQLPPFPNEVAYQFIEEELGDRPEFIYAEISAKPVAAASLGQVYKGKLKSGETVAIKVQRPDLREKISLDLYILRSLAAWVQKSRRVRSDLVAIADEFGARIYEEMDYTHEGRNAERFEQLYGYLPDIYVPRIYWPYTNRRVLTMEWITGTKLTDLEKIRQQGLDASYLIEVGVECSLRQLLEHGFFHADPHPGNLLASGDGKLVYLDFGMMSEVKDYQRYGLIEAIVHLVNRDFSGLAHDYVKLEFLAPDTDLTPIIPALSKVFNDALGASVAELNFKNITDQLSQVMYDYPFRVPAYYALIIRSLVTLEGIAINVNPNFKVLSKAYPYVAKRLLTDQSPELRTSLRDLLFKDGSFRWNRLENLLKNARDSQDYDLDVVLNQTIEFLFSDRGSFIRDRIVEEIVKSLDTLGRTTLENVSHRFRKTVGMNGQKPVAPLSTGNPEDRKNIEHMQRILQIVQATQGFDPIKIAPLLPKVLFKPETQQMGQQIASGLAQRVLARFIREVLLSEDGGNGTSEKKLASAPKSDSPALALPAAVVSIK; via the coding sequence ATGCCATCTTCATCTTCCCATCAACAGGGGTTATCAAAAGTCGAGGACTTCCAGAGTCCCAGTTCTTCTTCTGCACATTTTAGTCCCATGTCAGAAGAGACGATTATATCCAATAATTCAGCCGTGGAACCCCCAGAGATCCATTACGATCCGCAGGAGTTGATGGACTTTTACCGTTCCCGTCCCTGGGAAGTATGGGGACGGATGATCGCGCTCGTGTGGTCTTTTCTTGGCTTGGTTGTGGGCTTATGGTGGGATAAACGTATCGGGGGAGCTTCGGAAAAAAAAGAGCGCCAGCGGGCGGTTCAATTGCGGGAGACCTTAACTCGATTGGGCCCAGCCTATATTAAGGTAGGGCAAGCCTTATCGACTCGGCCGGATCTGCTGCCTCCAATGTTTTTAGAGGAGTTAACCCGGCTTCAAGATCAACTTCCCCCGTTTCCGAATGAGGTGGCTTATCAGTTCATTGAGGAAGAGTTAGGCGATCGCCCCGAATTTATTTATGCTGAAATTAGCGCTAAACCCGTAGCTGCCGCTTCTTTGGGTCAGGTTTACAAAGGGAAGCTCAAATCTGGGGAAACGGTGGCGATCAAAGTTCAACGTCCAGATTTACGGGAAAAAATTTCTCTAGATTTGTATATTCTCCGCTCTTTAGCTGCTTGGGTACAGAAAAGTCGGCGCGTGCGGAGTGATTTAGTGGCGATCGCCGATGAATTTGGCGCTCGCATTTATGAAGAAATGGACTATACCCATGAAGGCAGAAATGCCGAACGATTTGAGCAATTATATGGGTATCTGCCGGATATTTATGTGCCCCGGATTTATTGGCCATATACCAATCGTCGGGTGTTAACGATGGAGTGGATTACGGGCACAAAATTAACCGATTTAGAGAAAATTCGCCAGCAAGGGTTAGATGCGTCCTATTTAATTGAAGTGGGGGTTGAATGTTCCCTACGACAATTGCTCGAACATGGGTTTTTCCATGCTGATCCCCATCCCGGTAACTTACTCGCCTCTGGCGATGGGAAATTAGTCTATCTGGATTTTGGCATGATGAGCGAGGTCAAGGACTATCAACGCTATGGCCTAATTGAAGCGATCGTGCATCTTGTAAATCGCGATTTTTCCGGGTTAGCCCATGATTATGTCAAACTAGAATTTCTCGCGCCAGATACAGATTTAACTCCGATTATTCCGGCTTTATCAAAAGTTTTTAATGATGCTCTGGGTGCATCTGTGGCTGAGTTGAACTTTAAGAATATTACTGATCAACTCTCCCAGGTGATGTATGATTATCCGTTTCGGGTTCCCGCCTATTATGCCTTAATTATTCGATCTTTAGTAACGCTAGAAGGGATTGCCATTAATGTGAATCCTAATTTTAAAGTTTTGAGTAAAGCGTATCCCTATGTAGCTAAACGTTTATTAACTGACCAATCTCCAGAATTGCGAACCTCCTTAAGGGATTTATTATTCAAAGATGGCAGTTTCCGTTGGAATCGGTTGGAAAATCTACTCAAAAATGCCCGTGATAGTCAAGATTATGATTTAGATGTAGTATTAAATCAAACAATTGAGTTCCTTTTTTCCGATCGCGGCAGTTTTATCCGCGATCGCATCGTCGAGGAAATTGTCAAAAGCTTAGACACCCTAGGACGTACTACTCTGGAAAATGTCAGTCATCGTTTCCGGAAAACAGTAGGGATGAATGGTCAAAAACCCGTTGCACCCCTATCTACAGGTAATCCTGAAGATCGGAAAAACATCGAACATATGCAGCGAATTTTACAAATTGTGCAAGCAACGCAAGGGTTTGATCCCATAAAAATTGCGCCGTTATTACCCAAGGTTTTATTCAAGCCCGAAACCCAACAAATGGGACAACAAATTGCCAGTGGATTAGCTCAACGAGTTTTAGCACGGTTTATTCGAGAAGTGTTACTCAGTGAAGATGGGGGCAATGGAACTTCAGAAAAAAAGTTAGCATCAGCTCCTAAATCAGATTCCCCAGCTTTGGCTTTACCGGCTGCGGTGGTGTCAATCAAATAA
- a CDS encoding DNA phosphorothioation-associated putative methyltransferase, protein MVSHADILSLCQQSAIGKRLPNALYIHLTALDALDTQLQEYETLGRQIAGEIEPPTLIKFHLDQAKISYLYYPDFDDDPHPRLHASLQVDFAQEKAVYRDYRNSDNPPILHRKETFVTTHYPHYEKFAQLTQQEEEWGLLNKRSGFSIGTLKHWQKWLSVHRVTIEDHQVVAMEATVNTTYAPVIESYKAAMVRKELSRPMRLALEAELFTPETTFFDYGCGHGEDIKQIARKGYSSGGWDPYYRPDTPLYEADIVNLGYVINVIEDQGERREALLKAWELTQKVLVVSAQVLISAASDRLMAYADGVITQRNTFQKYYEQEELKTYIDQVLEVDAVPVDLGIYFVFRDRTQAEIFRASRFHSRLSTPRIRIEVRRFEDYQDLLAPLMAFFTDRGRLPKRGELAAEAPILEEFGTFRRAFQLVLQVTEEEEWEKIATSRRQDFLVYLALSHFSDRPQFRHLSPSIKQDIQSLFGSYKSACILADQMLFSLGDLDFISRCCQNSPVGKFTPKSFTVHSHYLDSLDPRLRLYEGCANRTIGRLEGATLIKFHLNLPKISYLFYPDFDPIPHPLLKTILQIDLRDLAVYYESYDDHPNPPILHRKEQFIDSTYPQFEKFQKLSQQEEKWGLFEDWKAIQTRRGWLKCLEEHGAEISASQVRWRKDLDPYRLKLLKSAHKKRLAAYKKRHH, encoded by the coding sequence ATGGTCTCTCATGCTGACATTTTAAGTCTCTGCCAACAGAGTGCGATCGGCAAACGCTTGCCCAATGCCCTCTATATTCATCTGACGGCTCTGGATGCTCTTGATACCCAACTGCAAGAGTACGAAACCCTCGGCCGTCAAATAGCAGGAGAAATAGAACCGCCGACGTTAATTAAATTTCACCTCGATCAAGCGAAAATTTCCTATCTCTATTATCCCGATTTTGACGACGACCCCCATCCTCGTCTGCACGCCAGTTTACAAGTGGATTTTGCCCAGGAAAAAGCGGTTTATCGCGACTACCGCAATAGCGATAATCCTCCCATTTTGCACCGCAAGGAAACCTTTGTTACGACCCATTATCCCCATTATGAGAAGTTTGCCCAGTTAACCCAACAGGAAGAAGAATGGGGACTCTTAAATAAACGGAGTGGGTTTTCTATTGGCACATTAAAGCATTGGCAAAAATGGTTATCGGTGCATCGGGTGACAATTGAGGATCATCAGGTCGTTGCCATGGAAGCGACGGTAAATACAACCTATGCGCCAGTGATTGAAAGCTATAAAGCGGCCATGGTACGCAAGGAGTTATCCCGGCCGATGCGTTTGGCATTAGAAGCGGAGTTATTTACCCCAGAAACGACGTTTTTTGACTATGGATGTGGGCATGGGGAAGATATTAAACAGATTGCCAGGAAGGGATATAGCAGTGGTGGATGGGACCCCTATTATCGCCCGGATACGCCGCTTTATGAGGCTGATATTGTCAATTTGGGCTATGTGATTAATGTGATTGAAGACCAGGGAGAACGCCGGGAAGCGCTGTTGAAAGCCTGGGAGTTAACGCAAAAGGTTTTGGTGGTGTCGGCGCAGGTGTTGATTAGTGCAGCAAGCGATCGCCTGATGGCCTATGCTGATGGAGTGATTACCCAGCGCAATACGTTCCAGAAATATTATGAACAGGAAGAGCTGAAAACCTATATCGATCAAGTCTTAGAGGTCGATGCAGTACCTGTAGATTTGGGGATTTACTTCGTATTTCGCGATCGCACCCAAGCCGAGATTTTCCGCGCCTCCCGCTTCCATTCGCGCCTTTCCACCCCTCGCATCCGCATAGAAGTGCGCCGGTTTGAAGACTATCAAGATTTACTCGCTCCCCTGATGGCATTTTTTACCGATCGCGGACGACTGCCCAAACGAGGAGAATTAGCCGCAGAAGCACCCATCTTAGAGGAGTTTGGCACATTTCGCCGTGCCTTTCAACTCGTCCTCCAAGTCACTGAAGAAGAGGAATGGGAAAAAATCGCTACCTCTCGCCGTCAGGATTTCCTGGTCTATCTCGCCCTGTCTCATTTTAGCGATCGCCCCCAATTTCGCCACCTCTCCCCCAGCATCAAGCAAGACATTCAAAGCTTATTTGGCAGCTATAAAAGTGCCTGTATTTTAGCCGATCAAATGCTCTTTAGTTTAGGCGACTTAGACTTTATTTCTCGCTGCTGTCAGAACTCTCCCGTTGGCAAATTCACTCCCAAATCCTTTACCGTCCACTCCCATTATCTCGACTCCCTTGATCCACGTTTAAGACTTTATGAAGGCTGCGCCAACCGAACCATTGGCAGACTCGAAGGAGCAACCCTGATTAAATTTCACCTCAATCTTCCCAAAATCTCCTATCTCTTTTATCCCGATTTTGACCCAATTCCCCACCCCCTCTTAAAAACAATCCTGCAAATTGACCTACGAGATTTAGCCGTCTATTATGAAAGCTATGACGATCATCCCAATCCCCCTATCTTGCACCGCAAAGAACAATTTATTGACTCTACCTATCCCCAGTTTGAAAAATTCCAGAAACTCAGCCAACAAGAAGAAAAATGGGGACTTTTTGAGGATTGGAAAGCTATCCAAACCCGTCGCGGATGGCTCAAATGTTTAGAAGAACATGGAGCAGAAATTAGTGCATCCCAAGTTCGTTGGCGCAAAGACCTCGACCCCTATCGCCTCAAGCTCTTAAAATCGGCTCATAAAAAACGATTAGCCGCCTATAAAAAAAGACATCATTAA